The Streptomyces avermitilis MA-4680 = NBRC 14893 genome contains a region encoding:
- a CDS encoding response regulator transcription factor, whose product MQPTATVLVYSDDSNTREQVRLATGRRPAPDVPVVEFLECATPAAVIAELDKGGIDVCVLDGEAVPMGGMGLCRQIKDEVFNCPPVLLLIGRPQDAWLATWSRADAAVTLPVDPVEFAAALASLLRQKALIG is encoded by the coding sequence ATGCAGCCGACCGCCACGGTGCTGGTCTACAGCGACGACTCCAACACCCGCGAACAGGTCCGGCTCGCCACCGGACGCCGTCCGGCGCCGGACGTGCCCGTGGTGGAGTTCCTGGAGTGCGCGACGCCGGCCGCCGTGATCGCGGAGCTGGACAAGGGCGGCATCGACGTCTGCGTGCTGGACGGCGAGGCCGTGCCGATGGGCGGGATGGGTCTCTGCCGGCAGATCAAGGACGAGGTCTTCAACTGCCCGCCCGTGCTGCTGCTGATCGGGCGACCCCAGGACGCCTGGCTGGCCACGTGGAGCCGTGCGGACGCCGCGGTGACGCTGCCGGTGGATCCGGTGGAGTTCGCGGCCGCGCTGGCCTCTCTGTTGCGTCAGAAGGCTCTGATCGGCTGA
- the ctaD gene encoding cytochrome c oxidase subunit I, which translates to MSILNEPQGAAAAEDSYENELPVRRKQPGNVVVKWLTTTDHKTIGTLYLVTSFAFFCIGGVMALLMRAELARPGMQIMSSEQFNQAFTMHGTIMLLMFATPLFAGFANWIMPLQIGAPDVAFPRLNMFAYWLYLFGSLIAVGGFLTPQGAADFGWFAYSPLSDAVRSPGIGADMWIMGLAFSGFGTILGSVNFITTIICMRAPGMTMFRMPIFVWNVLLTGVLVLLAFPVLAAALFALEADRKFGAHVFDAANGGALLWQHLFWFFGHPEVYIIALPFFGIISEVIPVFSRKPMFGYMGLIGATIAIAGLSVTVWAHHMYVTGGVLLPFFSFMTFLIAVPTGVKFFNWIGTMWKGSLSFETPMLWATGFLITFTFGGLTGVILASPPMDFHVSDSYFVVAHFHYVVFGTVVFAMFSGFHYWWPKFTGKMLDERLGKITFWTLFVGFHGTFLIQHWLGAEGMPRRYADYLAADGFTALNTISTICSFLLGLSILPFLYNVWKTAKYGKPVGVDDPWGYGRSLEWATSCPPPRHNFLTLPRIRSESPAFDLHHPEIAALDQLENAGHGEKAAVAGGKEAGK; encoded by the coding sequence GTGAGCATCCTCAACGAACCCCAGGGTGCCGCCGCAGCTGAGGACTCTTACGAGAACGAGCTGCCGGTACGGCGCAAGCAGCCCGGCAATGTCGTGGTCAAGTGGCTCACCACCACCGACCACAAGACGATCGGCACGCTGTATCTGGTGACGTCCTTCGCGTTCTTCTGCATCGGCGGCGTCATGGCGCTGCTCATGCGCGCGGAACTCGCCCGGCCCGGTATGCAGATCATGTCGAGCGAGCAGTTCAACCAGGCGTTCACGATGCACGGCACGATCATGCTGCTGATGTTCGCGACGCCGCTGTTCGCCGGTTTCGCGAACTGGATCATGCCGCTGCAGATCGGCGCGCCCGACGTGGCGTTCCCGCGGCTGAACATGTTCGCCTACTGGCTCTACCTGTTCGGCTCGCTCATCGCGGTCGGCGGCTTCCTCACCCCGCAGGGCGCGGCCGACTTCGGCTGGTTCGCCTACAGCCCGCTGTCGGACGCGGTCCGCTCGCCGGGCATCGGCGCCGACATGTGGATCATGGGTCTGGCCTTCTCCGGCTTCGGCACCATCCTCGGCTCGGTCAACTTCATCACCACGATCATCTGCATGCGTGCCCCCGGCATGACCATGTTCCGCATGCCGATCTTCGTGTGGAACGTGCTGCTGACCGGTGTGCTCGTCCTGCTGGCCTTCCCGGTCCTGGCCGCCGCGCTGTTCGCCCTGGAGGCGGACCGCAAGTTCGGTGCCCATGTGTTCGACGCGGCAAACGGCGGAGCACTGCTCTGGCAACACCTCTTCTGGTTCTTCGGCCATCCAGAGGTGTACATCATCGCCCTGCCGTTCTTCGGGATCATTTCCGAAGTGATCCCGGTGTTCAGTCGCAAGCCGATGTTCGGCTACATGGGTCTCATCGGCGCCACCATCGCGATCGCCGGCCTTTCCGTGACGGTGTGGGCGCACCACATGTACGTCACGGGTGGCGTACTGCTCCCGTTCTTCTCCTTCATGACGTTCCTCATCGCCGTACCAACAGGCGTGAAGTTCTTCAACTGGATCGGAACGATGTGGAAGGGGTCCCTGAGTTTCGAGACCCCGATGCTCTGGGCGACCGGCTTCCTGATCACCTTCACCTTCGGTGGTCTGACCGGTGTCATCCTGGCCTCGCCGCCGATGGACTTCCACGTCTCGGACTCGTACTTCGTGGTGGCGCACTTCCACTACGTGGTGTTCGGCACCGTCGTGTTCGCGATGTTCTCCGGCTTCCACTACTGGTGGCCGAAGTTCACCGGCAAGATGCTCGACGAGCGCCTCGGCAAGATCACGTTCTGGACGCTGTTCGTCGGCTTCCACGGCACGTTCCTCATCCAGCACTGGCTGGGTGCGGAGGGCATGCCGCGTCGTTACGCGGACTACCTCGCGGCCGACGGCTTCACCGCCCTGAACACGATCTCGACGATCTGCTCGTTCCTGCTCGGCCTGTCGATCCTGCCGTTCCTCTACAACGTGTGGAAGACGGCCAAGTACGGCAAGCCGGTCGGCGTCGACGACCCGTGGGGCTACGGCCGCTCCCTGGAGTGGGCCACGTCCTGCCCGCCGCCGCGGCACAACTTCCTCACCCTGCCGCGGATCCGCTCCGAATCCCCGGCTTTCGACCTGCACCACCCGGAGATCGCCGCGCTCGACCAGCTCGAGAACGCCGGTCACGGTGAGAAGGCCGCCGTCGCTGGTGGCAAGGAGGCCGGCAAGTGA
- a CDS encoding cytochrome c oxidase subunit 3, producing MSVVATATTVETGHAHPSVNRPNLTSVGTIIWLSSELMFFAALFAMYFTLRSVTGPEHWKEMASHLNFPFSATNTTILVLSSLTCQLGVFAAERGDVKKLRMWFIVTFIMGAIFIGGQVFEYTELVKKDGLSLSSDPYGSVFYLTTGFHGLHVTGGLIAFLLVLGRTYAARRFTHEQATAAIVVSYYWHFVDVVWIGLFATIYMIK from the coding sequence ATGTCGGTCGTGGCGACAGCAACGACAGTAGAAACCGGGCACGCGCACCCGTCGGTCAACCGGCCGAACCTCACCAGCGTCGGAACCATCATCTGGCTGAGTTCCGAGCTGATGTTCTTCGCGGCCCTCTTCGCGATGTACTTCACCCTGCGATCGGTGACCGGGCCGGAGCACTGGAAGGAGATGGCGAGCCATCTCAACTTCCCGTTCTCCGCGACGAACACCACGATCCTGGTGCTTTCCTCCCTGACCTGCCAGCTCGGCGTGTTCGCCGCCGAGCGCGGGGACGTGAAGAAGCTCCGGATGTGGTTCATCGTCACCTTCATCATGGGTGCGATCTTCATCGGCGGTCAGGTCTTCGAATACACCGAGCTGGTCAAGAAGGACGGGCTCTCGCTCTCCTCCGACCCGTACGGCTCGGTGTTCTACCTGACCACCGGCTTCCACGGCCTGCACGTGACGGGCGGTCTCATCGCCTTCCTGCTGGTCCTCGGCCGCACCTACGCGGCCCGGAGATTCACTCACGAGCAGGCAACCGCCGCCATCGTCGTGTCCTACTACTGGCACTTCGTCGATGTCGTCTGGATCGGCCTCTTCGCCACGATCTACATGATCAAGTAA
- a CDS encoding cytochrome b, whose product MSATSNTPSPDSRARGKAPAGERVADWADGRLGIYSLAKSNMRKIFPDHWSFMLGEVCLYSFIIIILTGVYLTLFFHPSMNEVTYNGSYVPLQGQLMSEAFNSTMHISFDVRGGLLIRQIHHWAALIFLAGMFVHMMRVFFTGAFRKPREVNWLFGFLLFVLGMFTGFTGYSLPDDLLSGTGVRFMEGAVLSVPIVGTYLSFFLFGGEFPGGDFVARFYSVHVLLLPGIMLGLVVGHLILVFYHKHTQFAGPGKTNNNVVGMPLLPVYMAKAGGFFFLVFGVIAAIAAIASINPIWSMGPYRPDMVSTGAQPDWYMGFSEGLIRVMPGWEINLWGHTLVLGVFIPLVIFPLVLAAIAVYPFIESWVTGDKREHHILDRPRNVPTRTGFGAAWISWYFVLLIGGGNDLWATHFHLSINSITWFVRIGFFVVPVLVFVITKRICLGLQRRDRDKVLHGRESGIIKRLPHGEFIEIHEPLSQDALHTLTAHEQYEPAAIGPVVDENGVERKPKVTEKLRAKLSGAYYGDDNQIPKPTVEEYKEITSGHGHH is encoded by the coding sequence ATGAGCGCCACGTCAAACACACCGTCCCCCGACTCGCGTGCGCGCGGGAAGGCGCCCGCCGGTGAGCGGGTCGCCGACTGGGCCGACGGCCGCCTGGGGATCTACTCCCTGGCCAAGTCCAACATGCGCAAGATCTTCCCCGACCACTGGTCGTTCATGTTGGGTGAGGTCTGCCTCTACAGCTTCATCATCATCATCCTCACGGGTGTGTATCTGACGCTGTTCTTCCACCCGTCGATGAACGAGGTGACGTACAACGGCAGCTATGTCCCGCTCCAGGGGCAGCTGATGTCGGAGGCGTTCAACTCGACCATGCACATCTCCTTCGATGTGCGCGGTGGTCTGCTGATCCGGCAGATCCACCACTGGGCGGCGCTGATCTTCCTCGCCGGCATGTTCGTGCACATGATGCGCGTCTTCTTCACGGGTGCGTTCCGCAAGCCGCGTGAGGTCAACTGGCTGTTCGGCTTCCTGCTGTTCGTCCTCGGCATGTTCACCGGCTTCACCGGTTACTCGCTCCCGGACGACCTGCTCTCCGGCACCGGTGTCCGCTTCATGGAGGGCGCGGTCCTGTCCGTGCCGATCGTGGGCACGTACCTGTCGTTCTTCCTCTTCGGCGGCGAGTTCCCGGGCGGCGACTTCGTGGCCCGCTTCTACTCGGTCCACGTCCTGCTGCTGCCGGGCATCATGCTCGGCCTGGTGGTCGGCCACCTGATCCTGGTCTTCTACCACAAGCACACGCAGTTCGCGGGCCCCGGAAAGACGAACAACAACGTCGTCGGCATGCCGCTGCTGCCGGTCTACATGGCCAAGGCCGGAGGCTTCTTCTTCCTGGTCTTCGGTGTCATCGCGGCCATCGCGGCGATCGCCTCCATCAACCCGATCTGGTCCATGGGCCCCTACCGTCCGGACATGGTGTCCACGGGCGCCCAGCCCGACTGGTACATGGGCTTCTCCGAGGGCCTGATCCGTGTCATGCCGGGCTGGGAGATCAACCTCTGGGGTCACACGCTCGTCCTGGGCGTGTTCATCCCGCTGGTGATCTTCCCGCTGGTCCTGGCCGCGATCGCGGTCTACCCGTTCATCGAGTCCTGGGTCACCGGCGACAAGCGCGAGCACCACATCCTGGACCGCCCGCGCAACGTCCCGACCCGGACCGGGTTCGGCGCGGCCTGGATCAGCTGGTACTTCGTCCTGCTCATCGGTGGCGGCAACGACCTCTGGGCGACGCACTTCCACCTGTCGATCAACTCGATCACCTGGTTCGTCCGGATCGGCTTCTTCGTCGTGCCGGTCCTCGTGTTCGTCATCACCAAGCGGATCTGCCTCGGCCTCCAGCGCCGGGACCGGGACAAGGTGCTGCACGGCCGTGAGTCGGGCATCATCAAGCGCCTGCCGCACGGTGAGTTCATCGAGATCCACGAGCCGCTCAGCCAGGACGCGCTGCACACGCTCACCGCGCACGAGCAGTACGAGCCGGCCGCGATCGGCCCGGTGGTCGACGAGAACGGTGTCGAGCGCAAGCCCAAGGTGACGGAGAAGCTGCGCGCCAAGCTCAGCGGCGCGTACTACGGGGACGACAACCAGATCCCCAAGCCCACCGTCGAGGAGTACAAGGAGATCACGAGCGGCCACGGCCACCACTGA
- a CDS encoding cytochrome c oxidase subunit 4, which yields MKIQGKMFIWLAVFILAMAIIYGVWSKEPAGTTALFLAFGLSIMIGYYLAFTARRVDAGAQDNKEADVADDAGEVGFFSPHSWQPLALGIGGALAFMGVVFGWWLLYFSAPIILIGLWGWVFEYYRGESRTQ from the coding sequence GTGAAGATCCAGGGCAAGATGTTCATCTGGCTGGCCGTCTTCATCCTCGCCATGGCGATCATCTATGGCGTGTGGTCGAAGGAGCCGGCGGGCACCACCGCGCTCTTCCTGGCCTTCGGCCTGAGCATCATGATCGGCTACTACCTGGCCTTCACGGCCCGGCGGGTCGACGCGGGTGCCCAGGACAACAAGGAGGCCGACGTCGCGGACGACGCCGGCGAGGTGGGCTTCTTCAGCCCGCACAGCTGGCAGCCGCTCGCCCTCGGCATCGGTGGCGCGCTGGCCTTCATGGGCGTCGTCTTCGGCTGGTGGCTGCTCTACTTCTCGGCCCCGATCATCCTGATCGGCCTGTGGGGCTGGGTCTTCGAGTACTACCGCGGCGAGAGCCGCACCCAGTAG
- the trpD gene encoding anthranilate phosphoribosyltransferase, producing MSAVNPAGGDIAAGRSWPEVLNGLLDGRDQSADDTAWAMDRIMRGEATDAQIAGFLVALRAKGETVEEISGLVRAMYEHANLIEVPGATVDIVGTGGDGAKTVNISTMSSIVVAGTGAKVVKHGNRAASSASGSSDVLEKLGINLQLTPKRVAEVAEEAGITICFAVKFHPALRHVAAARGQLGIRTTFNVLGPLTNPARVKAQAVGVADPRMAPIVAGVFAERGNSSLVFRGDDGLDELTTTSTSRVWVVREGKVTEESFDPRDVGLDLVPVEALRGADAAYNADVARRLLNGETGPVRDAVLLNSAAALVALSPGAGTLAEQLRAGMAQAAEAIDSGAAKRALERWVAASNA from the coding sequence ATGAGCGCTGTGAACCCCGCTGGAGGCGACATCGCGGCGGGCCGTTCCTGGCCCGAGGTGCTGAACGGCCTGCTCGACGGCCGCGACCAGAGCGCGGACGACACGGCCTGGGCGATGGACCGGATCATGCGCGGCGAGGCCACGGACGCGCAGATCGCCGGGTTCCTGGTGGCGCTGCGCGCCAAGGGCGAGACGGTCGAGGAGATCTCCGGGCTGGTCCGGGCGATGTACGAGCACGCGAATCTGATCGAGGTGCCCGGAGCGACCGTCGACATCGTCGGCACCGGCGGTGACGGCGCGAAGACCGTCAACATCTCCACGATGTCGTCGATCGTCGTGGCCGGCACGGGTGCCAAGGTCGTCAAGCACGGCAACCGGGCCGCGTCCTCCGCGTCCGGTTCCTCGGACGTCCTGGAGAAGCTCGGCATCAATCTTCAGCTGACCCCCAAGCGGGTCGCCGAGGTGGCCGAGGAAGCCGGGATCACCATCTGCTTCGCGGTGAAGTTCCATCCGGCGCTGCGGCATGTGGCGGCGGCGCGGGGGCAGTTGGGGATCCGGACGACGTTCAACGTCCTCGGCCCGCTGACGAATCCGGCCCGGGTGAAGGCACAGGCCGTCGGAGTCGCCGACCCCCGCATGGCCCCCATCGTGGCCGGTGTCTTCGCCGAGCGCGGCAACTCCTCGCTGGTCTTCCGCGGCGACGACGGCCTCGACGAGCTGACCACCACGTCGACCTCCCGGGTCTGGGTCGTCCGCGAGGGCAAGGTCACCGAGGAGTCCTTCGACCCCCGCGACGTCGGCCTCGACCTGGTCCCGGTGGAGGCGCTGCGGGGCGCGGACGCGGCGTACAACGCGGATGTCGCCCGGCGCCTGCTGAACGGCGAGACGGGGCCGGTACGGGACGCGGTGCTGCTGAACTCGGCGGCGGCCCTGGTGGCCCTGTCCCCGGGCGCCGGGACCCTCGCGGAGCAGCTGCGCGCGGGTATGGCGCAGGCGGCGGAGGCGATCGACTCGGGAGCCGCGAAGAGGGCGCTGGAGCGGTGGGTGGCGGCCAGCAACGCCTGA
- a CDS encoding ubiquinol-cytochrome c reductase iron-sulfur subunit, whose product MSSQEIPEENRPAERATDEDAHGHGAVAVADEQNPFANPGLPPHEHRVQDIDERAAQRSERVVAFLFTVSMLATVAFIASYVAIPKEEAIYVFPIGHISALNFALGLSLGVALFTIGAGAVHWARTLMSDVEIADERHPIEAPPEVKAKVLADFKEGAKESVLGRRKLIRNTMFGALALFPLSGVMLLRDLGPLPETKLRHTMWRKGLQLVNMNTNEPLRPADVAVGSLTFAKPEGLEEHDEDFQKEIAKAALMIVRLQPDNIKDKKELEWSHEGIVAYSKICTHVGCPISLYEQQTHHVLCPCHQSTFDLSDGARVIFGPAGHALPQLRIGVNDEGYLEALGDFEEPVGPAFWERG is encoded by the coding sequence ATGAGTAGCCAAGAGATTCCAGAAGAGAACCGTCCCGCTGAGCGGGCCACCGACGAAGATGCGCACGGTCACGGTGCGGTAGCCGTCGCGGACGAGCAGAACCCGTTCGCCAACCCGGGTCTGCCGCCCCACGAGCACCGCGTCCAGGACATCGACGAGCGGGCCGCCCAGCGGTCCGAGCGTGTCGTCGCCTTCCTGTTCACGGTGTCGATGCTGGCCACCGTCGCCTTCATCGCCTCGTACGTGGCGATCCCGAAGGAAGAGGCGATCTATGTCTTCCCGATCGGGCACATCAGCGCGCTGAACTTCGCGCTGGGCCTGTCGCTCGGCGTCGCGCTCTTCACGATCGGCGCGGGCGCGGTCCACTGGGCCCGCACCCTGATGTCCGACGTGGAGATCGCCGACGAGCGGCACCCGATCGAGGCGCCGCCGGAGGTCAAGGCCAAGGTTCTGGCCGACTTCAAGGAGGGCGCCAAGGAGTCCGTGCTCGGCCGCCGCAAGCTGATCCGCAACACGATGTTCGGCGCGCTGGCCCTGTTCCCGCTCTCCGGCGTCATGCTGCTGCGCGACCTCGGTCCGCTGCCCGAGACCAAGCTGCGGCACACGATGTGGCGCAAGGGTCTCCAGCTCGTCAACATGAACACGAACGAGCCGCTGCGTCCCGCGGACGTCGCGGTCGGTTCGCTGACCTTCGCCAAGCCCGAGGGCCTGGAGGAGCACGACGAGGACTTCCAGAAGGAGATCGCGAAGGCGGCCCTGATGATCGTCCGGCTTCAGCCGGACAACATCAAGGACAAGAAGGAACTCGAGTGGTCCCACGAGGGCATCGTGGCCTACTCGAAGATCTGCACCCACGTCGGCTGCCCGATCTCCCTGTACGAGCAGCAGACGCACCACGTGCTGTGCCCGTGCCACCAGTCCACCTTCGACCTCTCCGACGGTGCCCGAGTGATCTTCGGCCCGGCCGGTCACGCCCTGCCGCAGCTGCGCATCGGTGTGAACGACGAGGGCTACCTCGAGGCGCTCGGCGACTTCGAAGAGCCCGTCGGTCCTGCATTCTGGGAGCGCGGATGA
- a CDS encoding L,D-transpeptidase: MNHSPRNRTVVSCTLLVIALGAAGLTACTSDGHPLSAKPYDAAGQIAFNAPVGDSKKADPDKPLEITASGSDGRITDVTATDASGRYVAGELAADGSRWHSTSPLAAGSRYTVRVSTEDEDGAPGRKDITFTTSVPKTKKELGVAFGPEAGTYGVGQPVTATLSAPVKDKAARTVIERALKVDSKPVVEGAWHWVDDKTLHYRPKEYWPTHATITAHSNLKGVKVAERLWGGDVKPLKLTTGDSLIAVTDAAAHSMTVFRNGKEINQIPVTTGKAGFETRNGVKVVLGKEYFVRMRGTTVGIAEGSSDSYDLPVYYATRVTWSGEYVHAAPWSVGSQGSANVSHGCTGMSTSNAEWFFDTVREGDIVKVVNSNGDNMDPFGNGYGDWNLDWKNWRTGSALMAGTPDGPSPADRAKLRPETV; this comes from the coding sequence ATGAACCACTCACCGCGAAACCGCACGGTCGTCAGCTGCACCCTGCTGGTGATCGCCCTGGGCGCGGCGGGCCTCACCGCCTGCACCTCCGACGGTCACCCGCTCTCGGCGAAGCCGTACGACGCGGCGGGTCAGATCGCCTTCAACGCCCCTGTCGGCGACAGCAAGAAGGCCGACCCCGACAAGCCCCTGGAGATCACCGCCTCGGGCTCGGACGGCCGCATCACGGACGTCACGGCCACCGACGCGAGCGGCCGCTACGTGGCGGGCGAACTCGCCGCCGACGGCAGCCGCTGGCACAGCACCTCACCACTGGCCGCCGGCAGCCGGTACACGGTGCGGGTGAGCACGGAGGACGAGGACGGCGCACCCGGCCGCAAGGACATCACCTTCACCACCAGCGTCCCGAAGACCAAGAAGGAGCTGGGGGTGGCGTTCGGCCCCGAGGCGGGCACGTACGGCGTCGGCCAGCCCGTCACCGCCACACTCAGTGCCCCCGTCAAGGACAAGGCCGCCCGTACGGTCATCGAGCGCGCCCTCAAGGTCGACTCGAAGCCCGTGGTGGAGGGCGCCTGGCACTGGGTGGACGACAAGACGCTGCACTACCGCCCCAAGGAGTACTGGCCCACCCACGCCACCATCACGGCGCACAGCAACCTGAAGGGCGTCAAGGTCGCCGAGCGGCTCTGGGGCGGCGACGTGAAGCCCCTGAAGCTCACCACCGGCGACAGCCTGATCGCCGTCACGGACGCCGCCGCACACTCGATGACGGTCTTCCGCAACGGCAAGGAGATCAACCAGATCCCCGTCACCACCGGCAAGGCCGGCTTCGAGACCCGCAACGGCGTCAAGGTCGTGCTGGGCAAGGAGTACTTCGTACGGATGCGCGGTACCACCGTCGGCATCGCCGAGGGCTCGTCGGACTCGTACGACCTGCCGGTGTACTACGCGACCCGGGTGACCTGGAGCGGCGAGTACGTCCACGCGGCGCCCTGGTCGGTCGGCTCCCAGGGGTCCGCCAACGTCAGCCACGGCTGCACCGGGATGAGCACCAGCAACGCGGAGTGGTTCTTCGACACCGTGCGGGAGGGCGACATCGTCAAGGTCGTCAACTCGAACGGCGACAACATGGACCCGTTCGGGAACGGCTACGGAGACTGGAACCTCGACTGGAAGAACTGGCGCACGGGCAGCGCCCTGATGGCCGGCACCCCGGACGGGCCGAGCCCGGCGGACCGGGCCAAGCTGCGGCCCGAGACGGTGTGA
- a CDS encoding aminotransferase class V-fold PLP-dependent enzyme, whose translation MSVSTAAADQTVCCDISGHLPVLGREVTVPLVTGGEVTYAALDYAASAPALQRVWDDVAAYAPYYGSVHRGAGYLSQLSTDLFENARRTVAEFLDCRDGDQVVFTRSTTDSLNLLAAALPADCQVFVFETEHHASLLPWRDARVTYLNAPRTPQQAVETLERALAGRDPHGPALVCVTGASNVTGELWPVRELAAAAHAHGARIVLDAAQLAPHHPVSVRELDVDWVAFSGHKLYAPFGSGVLAGRADWLRAAEPYLAGGGASRKVTRRTDGGVDVEWHESAARHEAGSPNVIGAYSIASACKALTEAGYDNLVAREQQLIGTVRAGLAEVPEVRVLSLFGDDAPRVGVISFVVEGWNSSHFAAALSAEYGIGVRDGLFCAHPLVRTLLGSDPQVQGECGAPEAAPGEKSLNAIRVSFGAGTPDEHVERFVRAVKELVREGARWQYRTEDGRCVPAV comes from the coding sequence ATGTCCGTCTCCACCGCTGCCGCCGACCAGACCGTTTGCTGTGACATTTCGGGACACCTGCCCGTTCTGGGCCGCGAGGTCACCGTCCCGCTCGTCACCGGTGGCGAGGTCACCTACGCCGCCCTCGACTACGCCGCCAGCGCCCCCGCCCTCCAGCGCGTCTGGGACGACGTCGCCGCGTACGCCCCCTACTACGGCTCCGTCCACCGGGGTGCCGGGTATCTCTCCCAGCTGTCCACCGACCTGTTCGAGAACGCCCGCAGGACCGTCGCCGAGTTCCTCGACTGCCGGGACGGCGACCAGGTCGTCTTCACCCGGTCCACCACCGACTCGCTCAATCTCCTCGCCGCCGCCCTTCCGGCCGACTGCCAGGTCTTCGTCTTCGAGACCGAGCACCACGCCTCGCTGCTGCCGTGGCGCGACGCCCGGGTGACGTACCTGAACGCCCCGCGCACCCCCCAGCAGGCCGTCGAGACCCTCGAGCGCGCCCTCGCCGGCCGTGACCCGCACGGTCCGGCCCTGGTGTGCGTCACCGGTGCCTCCAACGTCACCGGCGAGCTGTGGCCGGTACGTGAACTGGCCGCCGCCGCCCATGCGCACGGCGCCCGCATCGTCCTCGACGCCGCCCAGCTCGCGCCCCACCACCCCGTCTCCGTACGGGAGTTGGACGTCGACTGGGTCGCCTTCTCCGGGCACAAGCTGTACGCGCCGTTCGGGTCCGGTGTGCTCGCCGGACGCGCCGACTGGCTGCGTGCGGCCGAGCCGTACCTCGCCGGCGGCGGCGCCAGCCGCAAGGTCACGCGGCGTACGGACGGCGGGGTGGACGTGGAGTGGCACGAGAGCGCCGCCCGGCACGAGGCCGGCTCGCCGAACGTCATCGGCGCCTACTCCATCGCCTCCGCCTGCAAGGCGCTCACCGAGGCCGGCTACGACAACCTCGTCGCCCGGGAGCAGCAGCTGATCGGCACCGTCCGCGCGGGTCTCGCCGAGGTGCCCGAGGTCAGGGTCCTCTCCCTCTTCGGCGACGACGCCCCCCGCGTCGGCGTCATCTCCTTCGTCGTCGAGGGCTGGAACAGCTCCCACTTCGCCGCCGCGCTCTCCGCCGAGTACGGCATCGGCGTCCGCGACGGCCTCTTCTGCGCCCACCCGCTGGTGCGCACCCTGCTCGGCAGCGACCCGCAGGTCCAGGGCGAGTGCGGCGCCCCCGAGGCGGCGCCCGGCGAGAAGTCCCTCAACGCGATCCGCGTCAGCTTCGGCGCCGGCACCCCCGACGAGCACGTGGAGCGCTTCGTGCGCGCGGTCAAGGAGCTCGTGCGGGAAGGTGCCCGGTGGCAGTACCGGACCGAGGACGGGCGCTGCGTGCCGGCGGTCTGA
- a CDS encoding c-type cytochrome: MKKLSARRRHPLAAVVVLLLALAATGGLYAAFAPASKAQADDTAQSLAIDEGKKLYAVGCASCHGAGGQGTTDGPQLVGVGAAAVDFQVGTGRMPAQQPGAQVPKKKVIYTQAEIDQLAAFIASLGAGPSIPTKNQVSPEGADIAKGGELFRTNCAQCHNFTGKGGALTHGKFAPSLEGVDPKHIYEAMQTGPQNMPSFPDTTLSEKNKKDIIAYLDAVNGDETVEPGGLSLGGLGPVSEGLFGWVFGLGTLIAVAVWVAARTAKAKKS, from the coding sequence GTGAAAAAGCTCTCCGCACGACGACGCCATCCGCTGGCGGCGGTCGTCGTCCTACTCCTCGCGCTGGCGGCCACCGGGGGGCTGTACGCCGCGTTCGCTCCCGCGAGCAAGGCGCAGGCCGATGACACCGCCCAGTCCCTCGCCATCGACGAGGGCAAGAAGCTCTACGCCGTAGGCTGCGCCAGCTGCCACGGCGCCGGCGGTCAGGGGACCACCGACGGTCCGCAACTGGTGGGCGTGGGTGCCGCGGCCGTCGACTTCCAGGTCGGCACGGGCCGGATGCCGGCCCAGCAGCCCGGCGCTCAGGTGCCGAAGAAGAAGGTCATCTACACGCAGGCCGAGATCGACCAGCTCGCGGCGTTCATCGCCTCGCTCGGTGCCGGTCCCTCGATCCCGACGAAGAACCAGGTCAGCCCCGAGGGCGCGGACATCGCCAAGGGCGGCGAGCTCTTCCGTACCAACTGCGCGCAGTGCCACAACTTCACCGGTAAGGGCGGCGCGCTGACGCACGGCAAGTTCGCGCCGAGCCTCGAGGGCGTCGACCCGAAGCACATCTACGAGGCCATGCAGACCGGCCCGCAGAACATGCCGTCCTTCCCCGACACGACCCTGTCGGAGAAGAACAAGAAGGACATCATCGCGTACCTCGACGCGGTCAACGGTGACGAAACCGTCGAGCCCGGCGGCCTCAGCCTGGGCGGCCTCGGGCCGGTCAGCGAGGGCCTGTTCGGCTGGGTCTTCGGCCTCGGCACGCTGATCGCCGTCGCCGTCTGGGTCGCCGCTCGGACCGCAAAGGCCAAGAAGTCATGA
- a CDS encoding Lrp/AsnC family transcriptional regulator translates to MITAIVLIKTSVDRIPEIAESIAALDSVSEVFSVTGTYDLIAMVRVKAHDDLADVIPGSISKIPGVEATDTHVAFRTYSQHDLEAAFAIGLDS, encoded by the coding sequence GTGATCACCGCGATCGTGCTCATCAAGACCAGCGTGGACCGGATCCCCGAGATCGCGGAGTCGATCGCCGCCCTCGACTCCGTCAGCGAGGTCTTCTCCGTCACCGGCACGTACGACCTGATCGCCATGGTCCGCGTCAAGGCCCACGACGACCTGGCGGACGTCATCCCCGGCAGCATCAGCAAGATCCCGGGCGTCGAGGCCACGGACACGCACGTGGCGTTCCGTACGTACTCCCAGCACGACCTGGAGGCGGCGTTCGCGATCGGTCTCGACTCGTGA